From Nicotiana tabacum cultivar K326 chromosome 15, ASM71507v2, whole genome shotgun sequence, the proteins below share one genomic window:
- the LOC142169610 gene encoding uncharacterized protein LOC142169610, which yields MDVIKPIELAAPNGHGFIFVAIDYFTNNATNLISDLMKEICEKFRIVHRYRTTMRTSIRATPYMLVYDTKAVIPAEVEIPSLRVIQEAKLDDTEWIWVRKEQLMLIDEKIMDAVCHDQLCQNRIASAFNKRVNPHQFTPWQLVLKKIFPHQEEAKGKFAPNWQGPYVVHRVLSG from the exons atggacgtaaTCAAACCTATAGAGCTTGCCGCGCCAAATGGACATGGTTTCATCTTTgtagccattgactacttcactaaCAATGCAACCAATCTCATCAGTGATCTCATGAAGGAGATTTGTGAGAAATTCAGAATTGTCCATC GTTATCGGACCACCATGAGAACATCCATTAGGGCAACGCCATACATGCTGGTATATGACACTAAAGCTGTGATACCCGCAGAGGTAGAGATACCATCCTTGAGAGTCATTCAGGAAGCCAAGTTAGATGACACAGAATGGATATGGGTCAGGAAGGAGCAACTCATGCTCATTGATGAGAAGATAATGGACGCAGTGTGTCATGATCAGCTATGTCAAAATAGGATAGCCAGTGCATTCAACAAGAGGGTGAACCCTCATCAATTTACACCATGGCAGTTGGTTTTAAAGAAGATATTCCCTCATCAAGAGGAAGCAAAGGGAAAGTTTGCGccaaattggcaaggtccttatGTGGTCCATCGAGTATTGTCGGGATGA